The Pantoea sp. At-9b genome includes a window with the following:
- a CDS encoding MATE family efflux transporter, producing the protein MQKYLTEARQLLALAIPVILAQVAQTAMGFVDTIMAGAVSATDMAAVAVGTSIWLPAILFGHGLLLALTPTVAQLNGSGRRERIAEQVRQGYWLAFFVALLIMLVLWNAGYLIHAMHDIDPLLAAKAEGYLHALLFGAPGYLFFQVARNQCEGLSKTKPGMVLGFLGLLTNIPLNYVFIYGHFGMPALGGVGCGVATASVYWVMFIVMRFWLKRMGSMRDIRMSSGFSAPSRVILSRLFGLGLPVALALFFEVTLFAVVALLVSPLGIVKVAGHQIALNFSSLMFVLPLSLGVATTIRVGYRLGQGSTEQARVAAWTAQGVGISMAALTALFTVTFRHHIAALYTANPEVITLAAQLMLLAAIYQFSDSIQVIGSGILRGYKDTRSIFFITLVAYWVLGLPVGYILALTDLVVPRLGPAGFWCGFIVGLTSAAVMMIWRIRRLQRLPAQVILTRAAR; encoded by the coding sequence GTGCAGAAGTATTTAACAGAAGCGCGTCAATTGCTGGCCCTTGCGATCCCGGTCATCCTTGCTCAGGTTGCCCAGACTGCGATGGGGTTCGTAGATACCATTATGGCCGGTGCGGTAAGCGCCACGGATATGGCCGCCGTTGCGGTGGGCACGTCTATCTGGCTTCCCGCCATTCTGTTTGGTCATGGTTTGCTGCTGGCATTGACGCCCACCGTTGCGCAACTCAATGGTTCGGGACGCCGTGAGCGCATCGCCGAACAAGTTCGTCAGGGTTACTGGCTGGCGTTTTTTGTCGCGCTGCTGATCATGCTGGTGCTGTGGAACGCAGGTTATCTGATTCATGCAATGCATGATATCGATCCGCTGCTGGCCGCCAAAGCCGAAGGCTACCTCCATGCGCTGCTGTTCGGTGCACCGGGTTACCTGTTTTTCCAGGTGGCGCGTAATCAGTGCGAAGGTTTGTCGAAAACCAAACCCGGAATGGTGTTGGGTTTTCTCGGGTTGCTGACCAATATTCCCCTCAACTACGTGTTTATCTATGGCCATTTCGGCATGCCTGCGCTGGGCGGCGTGGGTTGCGGTGTCGCTACCGCCAGCGTCTATTGGGTGATGTTTATTGTGATGCGCTTCTGGCTCAAACGCATGGGCAGCATGCGCGATATTCGCATGAGCAGCGGTTTTTCCGCGCCGTCGCGCGTGATTCTCTCGCGGCTGTTTGGCCTTGGGCTGCCCGTCGCGCTGGCGCTGTTCTTTGAGGTCACGCTGTTTGCCGTCGTCGCATTGCTGGTTTCGCCACTCGGCATCGTTAAAGTGGCCGGGCATCAAATCGCGCTGAACTTCAGTTCGTTGATGTTTGTCCTGCCGCTGTCACTGGGCGTGGCCACCACCATCCGTGTCGGTTATCGCCTCGGCCAGGGTTCAACCGAACAGGCACGCGTCGCAGCATGGACCGCGCAAGGTGTTGGGATCAGCATGGCGGCGCTCACGGCGTTGTTCACCGTGACCTTTCGTCATCATATTGCGGCACTGTACACCGCCAACCCGGAAGTCATTACCCTGGCTGCGCAGCTGATGCTGTTGGCCGCGATCTATCAGTTCTCCGATTCGATCCAGGTGATTGGCAGTGGCATCCTGCGTGGCTACAAAGATACGCGTTCTATCTTCTTTATCACCCTCGTGGCCTACTGGGTACTGGGTTTGCCTGTCGGTTATATTCTGGCGCTGACGGATCTGGTGGTGCCAAGGCTGGGACCGGCCGGTTTCTGGTGTGGCTTTATTGTCGGGCTGACCTCTGCGGCGGTCATGATGATCTGGCGAATTCGTCGTTTGCAGCGCTTACCGGCTCAGGTGATTCTGACACGCGCCGCACGCTAA
- a CDS encoding riboflavin synthase produces the protein MFTGIVQGTAEIVAIEEKELFRTHVVKLPEELLPGLALGASVANNGCCLTVTAIEGDLVSFDLIKETLRITNLGELQVGNVVNIERAAKFSDEIGGHLMSGHIMTTAEICKIIQSENNREVWFKLQDPAQIKYILHKGFVGIDGISLTVGDVTKSKFCVHLIPETLERTTLGAKKLGHKVNIEIDPHTQAIVETVERVLAQREAAALAQHPSDESE, from the coding sequence ATGTTTACTGGAATTGTGCAAGGCACAGCAGAGATTGTTGCTATCGAAGAAAAAGAGTTGTTTCGTACCCATGTGGTGAAGCTGCCTGAAGAGTTACTGCCGGGACTGGCGCTGGGTGCATCGGTGGCAAATAACGGCTGCTGCCTGACGGTGACGGCGATTGAGGGTGACCTGGTCAGCTTTGATTTAATCAAAGAAACGTTACGGATTACCAACCTGGGTGAATTGCAGGTTGGTAATGTGGTGAATATTGAGCGTGCCGCAAAATTCAGCGACGAAATTGGCGGTCATTTAATGTCCGGTCATATTATGACCACGGCGGAAATCTGCAAAATTATCCAGTCAGAAAACAACCGGGAAGTGTGGTTTAAATTACAGGACCCAGCGCAGATCAAATATATTCTGCATAAAGGCTTTGTCGGCATTGATGGTATCAGCCTGACGGTTGGCGATGTGACCAAGAGTAAATTCTGTGTGCACCTGATCCCGGAAACGCTGGAGCGCACCACATTGGGGGCGAAGAAACTGGGTCATAAGGTGAATATCGAGATTGACCCGCACACGCAGGCGATTGTGGAAACTGTCGAGCGCGTACTGGCACAACGCGAAGCAGCAGCGCTGGCCCAGCACCCGTCCGACGAGAGCGAATAA
- the sufB gene encoding Fe-S cluster assembly protein SufB: MSRHSETSDDVQMWEGKLNYKEGFFTQLQTEEFAHGLNEDVVRAISAKRNEPEWMLEFRLKAFRAWLEMEEPHWLKAHYEKLDYQDYSYYSAPSCGNCDDTCASEPGATQASGSAPASEYLTQEVENAFNQLGVPVREGKEVAVDAIFDSVSVATTYRGKLAEQGIIFCSFGEAIQEHPELVKKYLGTVVPANDNFFAALNSAVASDGTFVYIPKGVRCPMELSTYFRINAAKTGQFERTILVADEDSYVSYIEGCSAPVRDTYQLHAAVVEVIIHKNAEVKYSTVQNWFPGGEGEGGILNFVTKRALCEGDHSKMSWTQSETGSAITWKYPSCILRGDYSIGEFYSVALTSGHQQADTGTKMIHIGKNTKSTIISKGISAGKSQNTYRGLVKIMPTATNARNFTQCDSMLIGPDCGAHTFPYVEARNNTAQLEHEATTSRIGEDQMFYCLQRGISEEDAISMIVNGFCKDVFSELPLEFAVEAQKLLAISLEHSVG, encoded by the coding sequence ATGTCACGACACAGCGAAACATCTGACGATGTACAAATGTGGGAAGGCAAGCTCAATTATAAAGAGGGCTTCTTTACCCAACTGCAAACCGAAGAATTTGCCCATGGCCTCAATGAGGACGTGGTACGGGCAATTTCGGCTAAGCGTAACGAGCCAGAGTGGATGCTGGAGTTTCGTCTAAAAGCCTTTCGTGCCTGGCTGGAAATGGAAGAACCGCACTGGCTGAAAGCGCATTATGAGAAACTTGACTACCAGGATTACAGCTATTACTCCGCGCCATCCTGCGGCAACTGTGACGACACCTGTGCGTCAGAGCCGGGTGCCACGCAGGCTTCCGGCAGTGCGCCTGCCAGTGAGTACCTGACGCAGGAAGTAGAAAACGCCTTTAACCAACTGGGTGTGCCGGTGCGTGAGGGTAAAGAAGTCGCTGTTGATGCGATTTTTGACTCGGTCTCGGTCGCGACCACCTATCGTGGCAAACTGGCGGAGCAGGGCATCATCTTCTGTTCCTTCGGTGAAGCGATTCAGGAACATCCGGAACTGGTGAAAAAGTATCTTGGCACTGTTGTTCCGGCCAACGACAACTTCTTCGCTGCGCTTAACTCGGCGGTAGCGTCAGACGGTACCTTTGTCTACATCCCGAAAGGCGTGCGTTGCCCGATGGAGCTGTCGACCTATTTCCGTATTAACGCCGCTAAAACCGGTCAGTTCGAACGTACCATTCTGGTGGCGGACGAAGACAGCTACGTCAGCTATATCGAAGGCTGCTCGGCACCGGTGCGCGATACCTATCAGCTGCACGCGGCCGTGGTGGAAGTGATTATCCACAAAAACGCCGAAGTGAAATATTCCACGGTACAGAACTGGTTCCCGGGCGGTGAAGGTGAGGGCGGTATCCTCAACTTCGTAACCAAGCGCGCCCTGTGTGAAGGTGACCACAGTAAAATGTCGTGGACACAGTCAGAGACCGGTTCTGCCATCACCTGGAAATACCCGAGCTGCATTCTGCGTGGTGATTACTCCATTGGTGAGTTCTACTCCGTCGCACTGACCAGCGGACATCAGCAGGCCGATACCGGCACCAAGATGATCCACATCGGTAAGAACACCAAATCGACCATTATCTCGAAAGGGATTTCGGCCGGTAAGAGCCAGAATACCTATCGCGGCCTGGTAAAAATCATGCCGACCGCGACTAACGCGCGTAACTTCACCCAGTGCGATTCCATGTTGATTGGACCGGACTGCGGTGCCCATACCTTCCCGTATGTGGAAGCGCGTAACAACACGGCGCAGCTGGAGCATGAAGCCACGACTTCGCGTATCGGTGAAGATCAGATGTTCTACTGCCTCCAGCGTGGCATCAGCGAAGAAGATGCGATCTCCATGATCGTGAACGGCTTCTGTAAAGATGTTTTCTCCGAGCTGCCACTGGAATTCGCCGTGGAAGCGCAAAAATTGTTAGCAATCAGCCTTGAGCACAGCGTGGGCTGA
- the sufC gene encoding Fe-S cluster assembly ATPase SufC, with translation MLSIKDLQVSVEDKEILRGLNLEVKPGEVHAIMGPNGSGKSTLSATLAGREDYEITGGSVTFKGKDLLELEPEERAGEGIFMAFQYPVEIPGVSNQFFLQTSVNAVRKYREQEALDRFDFQDFIEDKIHLLKMPEDLLTRSVNVGFSGGEKKRNDILQMAALEPDLCILDETDSGLDIDALKIVANGVNSLRDGKRSFIIVTHYQRILDYIKPDHVHVLYQGKIVKSGDFTLVKQLEEQGYGWLTDEE, from the coding sequence ATGTTAAGCATCAAAGATTTACAGGTTAGTGTTGAAGACAAAGAAATTTTGCGCGGCCTGAACCTCGAAGTGAAACCGGGTGAAGTGCACGCCATCATGGGACCGAACGGTTCGGGTAAAAGTACCCTGTCTGCAACCCTGGCTGGCCGTGAAGATTATGAAATCACCGGCGGTTCCGTCACCTTCAAAGGCAAAGACCTGCTGGAGTTGGAACCGGAAGAACGTGCGGGCGAAGGCATCTTTATGGCGTTCCAGTACCCGGTTGAAATTCCGGGCGTCAGCAACCAGTTTTTCCTCCAGACTTCGGTCAACGCGGTGCGTAAATACCGTGAGCAGGAAGCGCTGGATCGTTTCGATTTCCAGGACTTTATCGAAGATAAAATCCATCTGCTGAAGATGCCGGAAGATTTGCTGACCCGTTCCGTGAACGTGGGCTTCTCCGGTGGTGAGAAGAAGCGTAACGATATTCTGCAAATGGCGGCTCTGGAGCCGGATCTGTGCATCCTCGATGAAACCGACTCCGGTCTGGATATCGATGCACTGAAAATTGTGGCTAACGGCGTCAACAGCCTGCGTGACGGCAAGCGTTCATTCATTATCGTCACCCACTACCAGCGTATCCTTGATTACATCAAGCCAGACCATGTACACGTGCTGTATCAGGGTAAAATTGTGAAGTCTGGTGACTTTACGCTGGTGAAACAGCTGGAGGAGCAAGGCTATGGCTGGCTTACCGACGAAGAGTGA
- a CDS encoding major outer membrane lipoprotein codes for MNRTKLVLGAVILGSTLLAGCSSNAKIDQLSSDVQTLNAKVDQLSNDVNAIRSDVQAAKDDAARANQRLDNQAHSYRK; via the coding sequence ATGAATCGTACTAAACTGGTACTGGGCGCGGTAATCCTGGGTTCAACTCTGCTGGCTGGTTGCTCAAGCAACGCTAAAATCGACCAGCTGTCTTCAGACGTTCAGACTCTGAACGCTAAAGTTGACCAGCTGAGCAACGACGTGAACGCAATCCGTTCTGACGTTCAGGCTGCTAAAGATGACGCAGCTCGTGCTAACCAGCGTCTGGACAACCAGGCTCACTCTTACCGTAAGTAA
- the sufA gene encoding Fe-S cluster assembly scaffold SufA has protein sequence MSSVNAASFSPDDFVWKGLTLTESAAKQILNLVAQDPEVKGLRVGVKQSGCAGFGYVMDLVKDLADDDLQFSYFGATLFVPLQAMPFVDGTEVDYVREGLNQIFKFNNPKAQHACGCGESFGVE, from the coding sequence ATGTCATCAGTAAATGCAGCTTCTTTTTCACCCGATGATTTCGTCTGGAAGGGGCTGACGCTGACCGAATCGGCAGCAAAACAAATTCTTAACCTGGTCGCACAGGATCCTGAAGTTAAGGGCCTGCGGGTAGGGGTGAAACAGTCCGGCTGTGCCGGGTTTGGCTATGTCATGGACCTGGTGAAAGACCTGGCCGATGACGACCTGCAGTTCTCATACTTCGGCGCAACGCTGTTTGTGCCGCTTCAGGCAATGCCGTTTGTCGACGGTACCGAAGTGGACTACGTCCGTGAAGGCCTGAACCAGATCTTTAAATTTAACAACCCTAAAGCTCAGCACGCCTGCGGGTGCGGTGAGAGCTTTGGCGTCGAGTAA
- the pykF gene encoding pyruvate kinase PykF: protein MKKTKIVCTIGPKTESEEMLTQLLEAGMNVMRLNFSHGDYAEHGQRITNMRAVMEKTGRQAAILLDTKGPEIRTMKLEGGNDAPLKAGQTFTFTTDQSVIGNSERVAVTYAGFTEDLKIGNTVLVDDGLIGMEVIEVTENTVVCKVLNNGDLGENKGVNLPGVSIQLPALAEKDKRDLIFGCEQGVDFVAASFIRKRSDVLEIREHLKQHGGEHIQIISKIENQEGLNNFDEILEASDGIMVARGDLGVEIPVEEVIFAQKMMIKKCNKARKVVITATQMLDSMIKNPRPTRAEAGDVANAILDGTDAVMLSGESAKGKYPLESVTIMATICERTDRVMKSRIDSLQDSRKLRITEAVCRGAVETAEKLEAPLIVVATEGGKSAKAIRKYFPDATILALTTNATTARQLILSKGVETHLVAEIASTDDFYRIGKEMALESGYAQKGDVVVMVSGALVPSGTTNTASVHVL from the coding sequence ATGAAAAAGACCAAGATCGTTTGTACTATCGGTCCGAAAACCGAATCGGAAGAGATGCTGACTCAACTGCTGGAAGCAGGCATGAACGTCATGCGCCTGAACTTCTCTCACGGGGATTATGCCGAACATGGTCAGCGCATTACCAACATGCGTGCTGTCATGGAAAAAACCGGTCGTCAGGCCGCCATTCTGCTGGATACCAAAGGTCCGGAAATCCGCACCATGAAACTGGAAGGCGGCAATGACGCCCCACTTAAAGCCGGCCAGACCTTCACCTTCACCACTGACCAGTCGGTTATCGGTAATAGCGAGCGCGTTGCCGTCACCTATGCTGGCTTTACTGAAGACTTGAAAATCGGCAACACCGTGCTGGTCGATGATGGCCTGATCGGTATGGAAGTGATTGAAGTCACCGAAAACACCGTGGTGTGTAAAGTGCTGAACAACGGCGACCTTGGCGAGAACAAAGGCGTCAACCTGCCAGGTGTCTCCATTCAGCTGCCTGCGCTGGCGGAAAAAGACAAACGTGACCTGATTTTCGGTTGTGAACAAGGTGTCGACTTCGTTGCGGCTTCCTTTATCCGTAAACGCTCTGACGTGCTGGAAATCCGTGAACACCTGAAACAGCACGGTGGCGAACACATTCAGATCATCTCGAAAATCGAGAACCAGGAAGGTCTGAATAATTTCGACGAAATTCTCGAAGCCTCTGACGGCATCATGGTGGCACGTGGCGATCTCGGCGTTGAGATCCCGGTTGAAGAAGTGATCTTCGCGCAGAAGATGATGATCAAGAAGTGCAACAAAGCACGCAAAGTGGTGATTACCGCGACGCAGATGCTCGATTCGATGATCAAAAACCCGCGTCCAACCCGCGCTGAAGCAGGCGATGTGGCGAACGCCATCCTCGACGGCACCGATGCAGTGATGCTGTCTGGCGAGAGCGCGAAAGGGAAGTATCCGCTGGAATCGGTCACTATCATGGCGACCATCTGCGAACGCACTGACCGCGTGATGAAATCACGCATTGACTCGCTCCAGGACTCACGCAAGCTGCGTATTACTGAAGCGGTATGTCGTGGTGCCGTTGAAACCGCTGAGAAACTGGAAGCACCGCTGATCGTGGTGGCGACCGAAGGTGGTAAATCAGCCAAAGCCATCAGAAAATACTTCCCTGATGCGACCATCCTGGCATTGACCACCAATGCTACCACTGCACGCCAGCTGATTCTGAGCAAAGGTGTTGAGACTCACCTGGTGGCCGAAATTGCCTCAACTGATGATTTCTATCGTATCGGAAAAGAAATGGCCCTTGAGAGCGGTTATGCGCAAAAAGGCGATGTCGTCGTGATGGTTTCTGGTGCACTGGTGCCAAGCGGCACCACCAACACCGCATCCGTACACGTACTCTGA
- the sufD gene encoding Fe-S cluster assembly protein SufD, which produces MAGLPTKSDNALQQWHHLFESRGDVRSLQAQQHWQQLMRLGLPTRKHENWKYTPLEGLLGQQFVLPQPQDVTAEQVEALALPIETVRLVFVDGRFQPALSSRDTGLFEIQHSQAAERRPLPAPIQPEVFLHLTESLAEEATSIRLARGKAAALPLYLLHITSGQDAGMNTVHHRHHLQLEASAEAEVIEHYVTLNDVAHFTGARFTFDVADNAKLSHIKLSFESDKSYHFAHNDVVIGRDAQVSTTSFLLGAGLSRHNTSAQLNGENTNLAMNSLALPINQEVCDTRSYLEHNKGHCMSRQMHKTIVRDKGRAVFNGMIKVAQHALKTDGQMTNNNLLMGRLAEVDTKPQLEIYADDVKCSHGATVGRIDDEQMFYLRSRGIEESAAQRMIIHAFAAELTETLENPVLRQAVLQRIAARIPGVES; this is translated from the coding sequence ATGGCTGGCTTACCGACGAAGAGTGATAACGCGCTGCAACAGTGGCATCACCTGTTTGAATCGCGCGGCGACGTGCGCTCTTTGCAGGCGCAGCAACACTGGCAGCAACTGATGCGTCTCGGCTTGCCGACGCGCAAGCATGAGAACTGGAAATACACTCCACTGGAAGGCCTGTTGGGTCAGCAGTTTGTGTTACCCCAACCGCAGGACGTGACGGCGGAGCAGGTGGAAGCACTGGCGTTGCCGATCGAAACCGTGCGTCTGGTGTTTGTTGATGGCCGCTTCCAGCCTGCGCTCAGCAGCCGTGATACTGGCCTGTTTGAGATCCAACATTCGCAGGCGGCTGAACGCCGTCCGCTGCCGGCACCGATTCAGCCGGAAGTGTTCCTGCACCTGACGGAAAGCCTGGCGGAAGAAGCCACCAGCATTCGCCTGGCCCGTGGCAAAGCGGCGGCATTACCGCTGTATTTGCTGCACATTACCAGCGGTCAGGACGCGGGCATGAATACCGTACATCACCGCCACCATCTGCAACTGGAAGCCAGTGCCGAGGCGGAAGTGATTGAGCACTACGTCACGCTGAATGATGTTGCCCATTTCACGGGTGCGCGTTTCACCTTTGATGTGGCGGATAATGCCAAACTGTCGCATATCAAACTGTCGTTCGAGAGCGATAAGAGCTACCACTTCGCCCATAACGATGTGGTGATTGGTCGTGATGCGCAGGTCAGCACCACCAGTTTCCTGCTGGGTGCCGGTTTGTCTCGTCACAACACCAGTGCACAGTTGAACGGTGAGAACACCAATCTGGCGATGAACAGCCTGGCGTTGCCGATTAACCAGGAAGTGTGTGATACCCGCAGCTACCTGGAACACAACAAAGGCCACTGCATGAGCCGTCAGATGCACAAAACGATTGTGCGTGACAAAGGCCGTGCGGTGTTCAACGGCATGATCAAAGTCGCCCAGCATGCGCTGAAAACGGACGGACAGATGACCAACAACAACCTGTTGATGGGACGTCTGGCGGAAGTGGACACCAAGCCGCAGCTGGAAATCTACGCGGATGACGTCAAGTGCAGCCACGGTGCCACCGTTGGCCGTATCGATGACGAGCAGATGTTCTACCTGCGTTCGCGCGGTATTGAAGAATCTGCCGCTCAGCGGATGATCATCCATGCATTTGCCGCTGAGTTGACTGAGACATTAGAAAATCCGGTTCTGCGTCAGGCGGTGTTGCAGCGTATTGCCGCGCGCATCCCAGGAGTTGAGTCATGA
- the sufS gene encoding cysteine desulfurase SufS: protein MSFDLERIRAEFPILKREVNGHPLAYLDSAASAQRPLAVINAESHFYQHGYAAVHRGIHSLSAQATTDMENVRIQAARFLNASSPEEIVFVKGTTEGINLVANSWGGSQLQPGDNIIITEMEHHANIVPWQMVAQRTGAEIRVLPLNEQGELALEQLAGLIDSRTRLLAVTHVSNVLGTVNPVKAIVAQAKAAGVVTLVDGAQAVMHHAVDVQDIGCDFYVFSGHKIYGPTGIGVLYGRKALLDIMPPWEGGGSMIDQVQLPTGTTWNTAPWRFEAGTPNTGGIIGLGAALKWISELGLDTINQRESMLMRYALDKLASVPDLTIYGPVERSGVVAFNLGKHHAFDVGSFLDQYGIAIRTGHHCAMPLMRHYAVPAMCRASFALYNSEEEADRLAAGLTRIHRLLGG, encoded by the coding sequence ATGAGTTTCGATCTCGAACGAATCAGAGCGGAGTTTCCGATTCTGAAACGCGAGGTCAACGGTCATCCGCTGGCTTATCTGGATAGTGCGGCCAGCGCACAGCGTCCGCTGGCCGTCATTAATGCGGAAAGTCATTTCTATCAGCACGGCTATGCAGCCGTGCACCGCGGCATCCACTCGCTGAGTGCGCAGGCCACCACCGATATGGAAAACGTGCGCATTCAGGCGGCACGTTTTCTTAATGCCTCATCGCCGGAAGAGATCGTTTTCGTTAAAGGCACCACCGAGGGGATCAACCTGGTGGCGAACAGCTGGGGCGGCAGTCAATTGCAGCCCGGCGATAACATCATCATCACCGAGATGGAGCACCACGCCAACATCGTGCCATGGCAGATGGTGGCGCAGCGCACCGGCGCGGAAATCCGTGTCTTGCCTCTTAATGAGCAGGGTGAGCTGGCGCTGGAACAGCTGGCAGGGCTGATTGACAGCCGTACCCGTTTGCTGGCAGTGACCCACGTGTCTAACGTGTTGGGCACGGTTAACCCGGTGAAAGCCATTGTTGCCCAGGCCAAAGCGGCAGGTGTGGTGACGTTGGTGGATGGCGCACAGGCGGTGATGCATCATGCGGTAGACGTGCAGGATATCGGTTGCGATTTCTACGTCTTCTCAGGGCATAAGATCTACGGTCCGACCGGGATTGGCGTGTTGTATGGTCGTAAAGCACTGCTCGATATCATGCCTCCGTGGGAAGGCGGTGGTTCAATGATCGATCAGGTGCAGTTGCCCACCGGCACCACCTGGAATACCGCGCCGTGGCGTTTCGAAGCCGGAACCCCGAATACCGGGGGTATCATCGGCCTGGGCGCGGCATTGAAATGGATCAGCGAACTGGGACTGGACACCATTAACCAACGTGAATCGATGCTAATGCGCTATGCATTGGATAAGCTGGCTTCTGTGCCAGACTTGACCATCTATGGTCCGGTTGAACGTAGCGGTGTGGTGGCGTTTAATCTGGGCAAGCACCACGCGTTTGATGTCGGGAGCTTCCTCGATCAGTACGGTATTGCCATCCGCACCGGCCATCATTGCGCAATGCCGCTGATGCGTCATTATGCGGTGCCCGCCATGTGCCGTGCCTCTTTCGCGCTGTATAACAGTGAAGAAGAAGCCGACCGTCTGGCGGCAGGTCTGACGCGAATTCATCGTCTGCTGGGCGGTTGA
- a CDS encoding L,D-transpeptidase family protein, with translation MRPALRLAGALLLSCCGLSAPALATEYPMPETGSRLIGENTLTIVPDDKRPLESIASHYKIGLLGMLEANPGVDPWLPKAGTQLTVPLQMLLPDTPHEGIVINLAELRLYYYPKGEDRVIVYPIGIGQLGAATPVMVTSISQKIPNPTWTPTPNIRKRYAKEGITLPGVVPAGPDNPMGLFAMRLARGTGQYLIHGTNADFGIGMRVSSGCIRLRPEDIEALFDSVPKGTRVQVINQPVKYAIEPDGKRYIEVHQPLSHTDKDDPQTMPIALTAAMKTFINSPQSDTALIKAALARRSGMPVLVSSGEPVTQDTAMPQVVQSQQGNEAGRATISEASGTSVTQH, from the coding sequence ATGAGACCAGCGTTACGTTTGGCCGGTGCATTGCTGTTGTCCTGCTGCGGACTCTCTGCACCTGCGCTTGCCACGGAATACCCTATGCCCGAGACGGGCAGTCGTTTAATAGGCGAGAATACCCTGACTATCGTCCCGGATGATAAGCGGCCACTGGAAAGCATTGCCAGCCACTACAAGATTGGTTTGTTGGGCATGCTGGAAGCGAACCCTGGCGTCGATCCCTGGTTACCGAAAGCCGGTACACAACTGACGGTGCCTTTGCAGATGTTGCTGCCGGATACGCCGCATGAAGGCATCGTGATTAACCTTGCTGAGTTGCGTCTTTATTACTACCCCAAAGGGGAAGATCGGGTGATTGTCTATCCGATCGGTATTGGTCAGCTTGGTGCAGCCACGCCGGTCATGGTGACCAGTATCAGCCAAAAGATCCCCAATCCAACCTGGACGCCAACGCCCAATATTCGCAAGCGCTATGCCAAAGAGGGTATCACCTTACCGGGTGTCGTCCCGGCGGGGCCAGATAACCCGATGGGGCTGTTTGCGATGCGTCTGGCACGTGGTACCGGGCAATATCTGATCCATGGCACCAATGCAGATTTCGGCATTGGCATGCGCGTCAGTTCCGGCTGTATCCGTTTACGCCCGGAAGATATTGAAGCGCTGTTCGACAGTGTGCCCAAGGGCACGCGTGTGCAGGTGATCAACCAGCCGGTGAAATACGCCATTGAACCGGATGGTAAGCGCTACATCGAAGTGCATCAGCCGCTTTCCCATACCGATAAAGACGATCCGCAGACCATGCCAATTGCTTTAACGGCGGCGATGAAGACCTTCATCAATAGCCCGCAAAGCGACACTGCGTTGATTAAGGCCGCGCTGGCGCGACGCTCAGGCATGCCGGTGCTGGTGAGCAGTGGAGAGCCGGTGACGCAGGATACAGCGATGCCGCAGGTGGTGCAGTCTCAGCAAGGGAATGAAGCGGGGCGGGCAACCATCAGTGAGGCCAGTGGAACGTCAGTGACCCAGCACTGA
- the sufE gene encoding cysteine desulfuration protein SufE: MANLPDKERLVRNFNRCANWEEKYLYIIELGAKLPESSESLYQPENVISGCQSQVWITMTPQSDGTIAFAGDSDAAIVKGLIAVVFSLYQGLKAAEILDLDVRYWFEQLALTQHLTPSRSQGLEAMIRAIRHNAQTLS; this comes from the coding sequence ATGGCAAATTTGCCAGACAAAGAGAGACTGGTGCGCAACTTTAACCGTTGCGCTAACTGGGAAGAGAAGTACCTCTACATCATTGAACTCGGGGCAAAATTACCAGAATCGTCTGAAAGCTTATATCAGCCGGAAAACGTGATTTCGGGTTGCCAGAGCCAGGTGTGGATCACCATGACTCCACAATCGGATGGTACTATTGCCTTTGCCGGTGACAGCGATGCTGCCATCGTTAAGGGCTTGATCGCCGTAGTGTTTAGCCTGTATCAGGGGCTGAAAGCGGCTGAAATCCTGGACCTTGATGTGCGCTACTGGTTTGAACAACTGGCGCTCACTCAACACCTCACCCCCTCACGTTCGCAGGGGCTGGAAGCGATGATTCGCGCTATCCGTCATAACGCTCAGACCCTCAGCTAA